One part of the Ochrobactrum quorumnocens genome encodes these proteins:
- a CDS encoding SRPBCC family protein encodes MPSTIRLHRVIAAKPEKVYRAFVEPDAIASWIPPYGFLCTVHEMTAKVGGGHRMSFRNFTTGESHSFGGTYVELVSGERLVYTDKFDDPNLPGEMKVTIDLKAVSVGTEITIAQEGVPDIIPAEACYLGWQDSLDKLRRLVEPEINQ; translated from the coding sequence ATGCCTAGCACCATTCGCTTACACCGTGTCATTGCCGCCAAACCCGAGAAGGTCTATCGCGCATTCGTGGAACCGGATGCGATTGCAAGCTGGATTCCCCCTTACGGGTTCTTGTGCACGGTACACGAAATGACCGCCAAGGTCGGCGGTGGACATAGAATGTCGTTTCGGAATTTCACGACCGGCGAATCGCATTCCTTCGGTGGCACCTATGTCGAACTCGTCTCCGGAGAACGCCTCGTTTATACCGATAAGTTTGATGATCCCAATCTACCTGGCGAAATGAAAGTAACGATTGACTTGAAAGCCGTATCAGTCGGCACCGAGATCACCATCGCACAGGAAGGTGTCCCTGACATCATACCCGCTGAAGCATGCTATCTTGGCTGGCAAGATTCACTGGACAAGCTGAGAAGGCTTGTTGAGCCGGAAATCAACCAATAG
- a CDS encoding 5'-methylthioadenosine/S-adenosylhomocysteine nucleosidase (Enables the cleavage of the glycosidic bond in both 5'-methylthioadenosine and S-adenosylhomocysteine), whose amino-acid sequence MIKTIAGKRLLYVMATEAEYGPYLSSLFLPLMIGVGPVEAAINLTRVLTVLELRGELPDLIVSLGSAGSATLPQADVYQISSVAYRDMDASPLGFEKGCTPFLDLPKTFELPCLVPGLPSATLSTGANIVSGKAYETIETDMVDMETYACLRACQAHGITLIGLRGISDGVRELQHVGDWTEFLHIIDEKLASAVEELEATIFDGALILQGTS is encoded by the coding sequence ATGATCAAAACCATTGCAGGAAAACGCCTGCTTTATGTCATGGCGACAGAAGCGGAATATGGTCCTTATCTGAGTTCGCTCTTCTTGCCACTGATGATCGGCGTCGGCCCGGTTGAAGCGGCAATCAATCTGACACGTGTTCTCACAGTATTGGAACTGCGAGGCGAATTGCCTGATCTGATCGTCTCGCTCGGTTCCGCTGGATCGGCGACGCTTCCGCAGGCCGACGTCTATCAGATCTCATCAGTCGCTTATCGCGATATGGATGCTTCCCCATTAGGCTTTGAAAAAGGCTGCACACCATTCCTAGATTTGCCGAAGACCTTTGAATTGCCATGTCTTGTGCCGGGTCTTCCGAGCGCGACCCTTTCAACGGGCGCAAATATCGTCTCCGGAAAAGCCTATGAGACAATTGAAACCGATATGGTGGATATGGAGACGTATGCCTGCCTGCGCGCATGTCAGGCACATGGCATCACGCTGATTGGTCTGCGTGGAATTTCCGACGGCGTAAGAGAATTGCAGCATGTTGGCGACTGGACGGAATTCCTGCACATCATCGACGAGAAACTCGCAAGTGCGGTCGAAGAGCTGGAAGCAACTATTTTTGACGGCGCCCTGATACTTCAAGGCACTTCCTGA
- the katA gene encoding catalase KatA, with translation MADRPIMTTSAGAPIPDNQNSLTAGEHGPVLLQDYQLIEKLSHQNRERIPERVVHAKGWGAFGTLTITGDISRYTKAKALQPGAQTPMLARFSTVAGEQGAADAERDVRGFALKFYTEEGNWDLVGNNTPVFFVRDPLKFPDFIHTQKRHPKSNLRSATAMWDFWSLSPESLHQVTILMSDRGLPTDVRHINGYGSHTYSFWNDAGERYWVKFHFKTLQGHKHWTNDEAERVIGRTRESTQEDLFTSIDKGEFPQWKVQVQIMPELDADKTPYNPFDLTKVWPHADYPPIDIGVMELNRNAENYFTEIENAAFSPSNIVPGISYSPDKMLQARLFSYADAHRHRLGTHYENLPVNQPKCPVHHYHRDGQMNTFGGIATGNPDAYYEPNSFNGPVEQSTAKEPPLRITGNADRYNHRVGNDDYSQPRALFNLFDDGEKARLFSNIAAAMGGVPGFIVERQLGHFKLIHPDYEAGVRAALKNAHGYEANTIATKEEATAAAE, from the coding sequence ATGGCAGACCGTCCGATTATGACCACAAGCGCTGGTGCGCCAATCCCGGATAACCAGAATTCCCTTACCGCTGGTGAGCACGGTCCCGTTTTGTTGCAGGACTATCAGCTGATTGAAAAGCTGTCGCACCAGAACCGTGAGCGTATTCCTGAGCGCGTTGTTCACGCCAAAGGTTGGGGTGCATTTGGCACGCTGACGATCACTGGCGATATTTCCAGATATACCAAGGCCAAAGCTTTGCAGCCGGGTGCGCAGACCCCGATGCTGGCTCGCTTCTCAACCGTTGCCGGTGAGCAGGGTGCAGCCGATGCCGAGCGCGATGTGCGCGGCTTTGCATTGAAGTTCTACACCGAAGAAGGCAACTGGGATCTGGTTGGTAACAACACGCCGGTTTTCTTTGTGCGTGATCCGCTGAAGTTCCCCGATTTCATCCACACCCAGAAGCGTCATCCAAAGTCCAATCTGCGTTCGGCAACCGCCATGTGGGATTTCTGGTCGCTTTCGCCGGAAAGCCTGCATCAGGTAACGATTCTGATGTCGGATCGCGGATTGCCGACTGATGTGCGTCACATCAATGGTTATGGCTCGCATACCTACTCGTTCTGGAACGATGCTGGTGAGCGTTATTGGGTCAAATTCCACTTCAAGACCTTGCAAGGTCACAAGCACTGGACCAATGACGAAGCTGAGCGCGTGATCGGCCGTACACGTGAATCCACGCAGGAAGATCTGTTCACATCCATTGATAAGGGTGAGTTCCCGCAGTGGAAGGTTCAGGTACAGATCATGCCGGAACTGGATGCCGACAAGACTCCTTATAACCCGTTCGATCTTACCAAGGTGTGGCCACATGCTGACTATCCGCCAATCGATATTGGCGTGATGGAACTTAACCGCAATGCGGAAAACTACTTCACCGAGATCGAAAATGCGGCGTTTTCCCCATCAAACATCGTGCCGGGCATCAGCTATTCGCCTGACAAGATGCTGCAGGCACGCCTGTTCTCTTATGCTGATGCCCATCGCCATCGCCTTGGCACGCATTATGAGAATCTTCCGGTCAACCAGCCGAAGTGCCCTGTGCATCACTACCATCGCGATGGTCAGATGAACACTTTTGGCGGCATCGCAACGGGCAACCCCGATGCCTATTACGAGCCAAACTCGTTCAATGGCCCTGTCGAACAGTCAACGGCCAAGGAACCGCCACTGCGTATTACAGGTAATGCTGATCGCTATAATCACCGTGTCGGCAATGATGATTATTCGCAGCCGCGTGCCTTGTTTAATCTGTTTGATGATGGTGAGAAAGCCCGCCTGTTCTCGAACATTGCGGCAGCAATGGGTGGAGTGCCGGGCTTTATCGTGGAGCGCCAGTTGGGCCATTTCAAACTGATACATCCTGATTATGAAGCAGGCGTGCGTGCGGCTTTGAAGAACGCGCATGGATATGAAGCCAATACGATTGCTACGAAAGAAGAAGCAACCGCTGCGGCTGAGTAA
- a CDS encoding RsmB/NOP family class I SAM-dependent RNA methyltransferase: protein MRLGGRLQAAIEVLNDIEAGKRPASDALKDWGASHRFAGAGDRAVIGNIVYDALRRKLSIAWRMDADDARALAHGALVSEGGMDFAAIDAALEGDKFAPEPLDAARRDAWTSRDLSAAPAFVKADVPEWCIPSLEALFGERWVEEAAALATRPPVDLRVNLLKAAPQATLAALEKAGVAKAPLLDQALRIPPIEALGRHPNVQTDQAFLDGWFEVQDLGSQLAALFAGAKPGEQVLDYCAGAGGKTLALAAAMQNSGQVHAYDAERARLSPMHDRLQRAGVRNTQIHGNLDALAPLIERMDLVLTDAPCTGSGTWRRRPDAKWRLNDQQLERRVQDQQEVLEAAKHYVKPGGRLVYVTCSLFDEENTRQVERFLAENSNYSEVAPAELWNKVVPEADTVAPVYPARGSVFSPLSTDTDGFYVSVLQKHS from the coding sequence ATGCGGCTTGGCGGACGCCTTCAGGCGGCGATTGAGGTTCTGAACGATATTGAAGCTGGCAAGCGCCCGGCTTCCGACGCGCTCAAGGATTGGGGTGCCTCGCATCGCTTTGCAGGCGCTGGTGATCGTGCAGTTATCGGCAATATTGTTTATGATGCGCTTCGCCGTAAACTATCTATCGCCTGGCGCATGGATGCAGATGACGCACGTGCATTGGCCCATGGTGCGCTGGTCTCCGAAGGCGGCATGGACTTCGCTGCTATTGATGCCGCGCTTGAAGGCGATAAATTCGCCCCGGAACCTCTGGATGCCGCACGTCGCGATGCGTGGACCAGCCGCGATCTTTCTGCGGCACCAGCATTTGTAAAAGCCGATGTTCCCGAATGGTGCATTCCTTCGCTGGAAGCATTGTTTGGGGAGCGCTGGGTGGAAGAGGCTGCGGCCCTTGCGACACGCCCGCCAGTCGATCTCAGAGTTAATCTGCTGAAAGCCGCACCGCAGGCAACTTTGGCCGCTCTCGAAAAGGCAGGTGTTGCAAAGGCACCGCTCCTTGATCAGGCTCTACGCATTCCTCCGATAGAAGCACTTGGACGTCATCCGAATGTGCAGACTGATCAGGCGTTTCTCGACGGCTGGTTTGAGGTGCAGGATCTGGGTTCGCAGCTGGCTGCCTTGTTTGCAGGTGCTAAACCCGGTGAGCAGGTGCTGGATTATTGTGCGGGCGCCGGTGGCAAGACGCTGGCGTTGGCTGCCGCTATGCAAAATAGCGGACAGGTTCACGCTTATGATGCCGAACGCGCGCGTCTCTCGCCGATGCATGACAGATTGCAAAGAGCAGGTGTTCGAAACACGCAGATTCATGGAAATCTAGATGCGCTTGCGCCTCTTATTGAACGCATGGACCTCGTGCTGACCGATGCGCCATGCACGGGCTCGGGCACGTGGCGACGCAGACCGGACGCAAAATGGCGTCTGAATGATCAGCAGCTCGAACGTCGTGTGCAGGACCAGCAGGAAGTGTTGGAAGCGGCCAAGCATTATGTGAAACCGGGTGGACGACTGGTTTATGTGACCTGTTCGCTTTTTGACGAAGAAAATACACGGCAGGTTGAGCGCTTCCTCGCTGAGAACAGCAATTATTCGGAAGTGGCTCCGGCGGAACTTTGGAACAAGGTGGTTCCGGAAGCTGATACGGTTGCGCCGGTGTATCCGGCGCGCGGCAGCGTATTTTCCCCATTGTCAACGGACACAGATGGGTTTTATGTGAGTGTCTTACAAAAACACAGCTGA
- a CDS encoding hydrogen peroxide-inducible genes activator, giving the protein MFTIRQMRYFDALASTLHFRKAAELAHISQPALSAQIAEMEAAAGAPLFERSQRKVIMTELGRELLPGIRTILKELHALEEISAQSKGLLQTQLRLGIIPTVAPYVVPHLIPLLRDRHPSFRLQLRESVTAKLLDELHAGEIDAIVAALPITDDRLAHEKLFDDRFLIATSSNDQTILSSPMTQDSVALDRLLLLEEGHCMRDQALAVCSLPSKRQLVKYGATSMTTLLQMVSHGMGLTLIPEIAVRAEARSNHMRIVPFEGEQPKREIALFWRRQSKRRKDFQALAACIVESANNLLITDDELPSLGK; this is encoded by the coding sequence ATGTTTACGATCAGACAAATGCGCTATTTCGATGCGCTTGCCAGCACACTTCATTTTCGGAAAGCCGCTGAGCTTGCACATATTTCACAGCCGGCTCTTTCGGCGCAGATTGCTGAAATGGAAGCCGCCGCTGGCGCGCCGTTATTTGAGCGCTCGCAACGTAAAGTCATCATGACAGAGCTCGGCCGTGAACTTCTTCCTGGCATCAGAACGATTCTCAAAGAGCTGCACGCGCTGGAGGAAATATCGGCCCAAAGCAAAGGCTTGCTGCAAACCCAGTTGCGCCTTGGGATTATTCCGACAGTCGCGCCCTATGTCGTGCCGCATCTCATTCCACTGCTTAGAGATCGGCATCCGTCTTTCCGTCTGCAACTGCGTGAAAGCGTGACAGCCAAGCTGCTCGATGAACTCCATGCAGGCGAAATCGACGCTATTGTTGCGGCGCTTCCAATCACGGATGATCGACTTGCGCATGAAAAACTCTTCGACGACCGCTTTCTGATCGCGACGTCCAGCAATGACCAGACGATCCTCTCGTCACCCATGACCCAGGATAGCGTGGCGCTTGATCGCTTGCTGTTACTTGAAGAAGGCCATTGTATGCGCGATCAGGCGCTGGCGGTCTGCTCTTTGCCGTCGAAGCGGCAACTTGTGAAATATGGCGCGACCAGCATGACGACACTGCTGCAAATGGTGAGCCATGGCATGGGCCTAACACTGATCCCTGAAATTGCCGTTCGCGCCGAAGCGCGCAGCAATCACATGCGCATCGTCCCGTTTGAAGGCGAGCAGCCAAAACGGGAAATTGCGCTCTTCTGGCGAAGACAAAGCAAGCGTCGCAAAGATTTTCAGGCTCTTGCAGCGTGCATCGTCGAAAGCGCGAACAATCTCCTCATCACCGATGATGAATTGCCCTCACTTGGAAAATAA
- the guaB gene encoding IMP dehydrogenase codes for MAKIVESSTGALALTFDDVLLQPGHSEVMPGQVDLHTRIAKDIELNLPLLSAAMDTVTESRLAIAMAQSGGIGVIHRNLTPERQAEEVRQVKKFESGMVVNPVTIGPDATLADAQAIMKAHRISGIPVVENAGKGPGRLVGILTNRDVRFASDPAQKIYELMTRENLITVRENVQQDEAKRLLHAHRIEKLLVVDDQGRCVGLITVKDIEKSQLNPNAAKDAQGRLRAAAATSVGEDGYERAERLIDAGVDLLVVDTAHGHSQRVLDAVARIKKAYPNVAILAGNVATASGTQALIDAGADAVKVGIGPGSICTTRIVAGVGVPQLSAIMSAVEAAHKHNIPVIADGGIKFSGDFAKALAAGAVAAMAGSLLAGTEESPGEVYLHQGRSFKSYRGMGSVGAMARGSADRYFQAEVRDELKLVPEGIEGQVAYKGPISAVLHQLAGGLRASMGYVGAKTLEEFRDRATFVRISNAGLRESHSHGVSITRESPNYPGGM; via the coding sequence ATGGCAAAAATCGTGGAATCTTCCACTGGCGCGCTCGCTCTCACTTTTGATGATGTGCTTTTGCAGCCGGGCCATTCCGAAGTGATGCCCGGACAGGTCGATCTGCACACACGTATTGCCAAAGATATCGAGCTTAATCTGCCGCTGCTCTCCGCAGCAATGGACACCGTGACGGAATCGCGTTTGGCCATCGCTATGGCGCAGTCGGGTGGCATTGGTGTTATTCATCGCAATCTGACACCTGAGCGTCAGGCCGAGGAAGTCCGCCAGGTCAAGAAGTTTGAATCCGGCATGGTGGTAAACCCTGTCACGATCGGACCAGATGCGACGCTTGCCGACGCACAGGCAATCATGAAGGCACACCGCATTTCCGGTATCCCGGTTGTCGAAAATGCTGGCAAAGGTCCGGGCCGTCTCGTCGGCATTTTGACCAATCGTGATGTGCGGTTTGCTTCCGATCCGGCGCAGAAAATCTATGAACTGATGACGCGCGAAAACCTCATCACTGTACGTGAAAACGTGCAGCAGGATGAAGCCAAGCGCTTGCTGCATGCTCACCGCATCGAAAAGCTGCTGGTTGTCGACGATCAGGGGCGTTGCGTAGGCCTCATTACGGTCAAGGACATTGAAAAGTCGCAGCTCAATCCAAATGCTGCCAAGGATGCACAGGGTCGTCTGCGTGCTGCTGCTGCCACGAGCGTTGGTGAAGACGGCTATGAGCGTGCCGAACGTTTGATTGATGCAGGTGTCGACCTTTTGGTTGTCGATACAGCACATGGTCATTCGCAGCGTGTTCTCGATGCCGTTGCACGCATCAAGAAGGCTTATCCGAATGTAGCTATTCTCGCAGGCAATGTTGCTACGGCTTCAGGAACACAGGCGCTCATTGATGCGGGTGCGGATGCCGTCAAGGTCGGTATCGGGCCGGGTTCGATCTGCACCACGCGTATTGTTGCAGGCGTTGGCGTTCCGCAGTTATCAGCCATTATGTCGGCGGTTGAAGCAGCTCACAAGCACAACATTCCGGTAATCGCCGATGGTGGTATCAAGTTCTCCGGCGATTTTGCCAAGGCGCTTGCTGCCGGTGCGGTTGCGGCTATGGCAGGCTCGCTTCTGGCCGGTACGGAAGAAAGTCCGGGTGAAGTCTATCTGCATCAGGGCCGTTCGTTCAAATCCTATCGCGGCATGGGCTCGGTCGGTGCGATGGCACGTGGTTCGGCAGATCGTTACTTTCAGGCAGAAGTGCGCGACGAGCTGAAGCTCGTGCCGGAAGGCATCGAAGGTCAGGTTGCTTACAAGGGTCCGATCTCGGCAGTTCTGCACCAGCTTGCGGGTGGCCTGCGTGCTTCAATGGGTTATGTTGGTGCAAAGACGCTGGAGGAATTCCGCGACAGGGCAACCTTCGTTCGCATTTCCAATGCGGGCCTGCGTGAAAGTCATTCACACGGTGTATCGATCACCCGTGAAAGCCCGAATTATCCGGGCGGCATGTGA
- a CDS encoding TetR/AcrR family transcriptional regulator, whose amino-acid sequence MARKQNPSTKLNLLDAALTVIRTKGYAATTVDDICTEAGLSKGAFFHHFSSKEDLAVAAANYWSETTAAIFATAPYHEPANPLDRVLAYIAFRKELIQGPLPEFTCLVGTMAQETYDTSPAIQKACWESISGHAETLVTDIEAATEQHGAPRDFTAESLALHTQSVIQGAFILAKASGDPQRAVESIDHLYRYVELLFNRKTVIQTNQARL is encoded by the coding sequence ATGGCCAGAAAGCAGAACCCTTCAACGAAACTGAACTTGCTAGATGCAGCGCTGACTGTCATTCGGACGAAAGGTTATGCAGCCACGACCGTTGACGATATATGCACGGAAGCTGGCCTTTCTAAGGGTGCATTCTTTCACCACTTTTCCAGCAAGGAAGATTTGGCTGTTGCGGCTGCTAATTATTGGTCCGAAACGACCGCTGCAATTTTTGCTACAGCTCCTTATCATGAACCTGCCAATCCGTTGGATCGCGTTCTTGCTTATATCGCGTTTCGTAAGGAATTGATCCAAGGCCCGCTGCCGGAATTTACCTGCCTTGTCGGTACAATGGCGCAAGAGACTTACGACACCAGTCCAGCGATTCAAAAAGCATGCTGGGAAAGCATTTCAGGACACGCCGAGACTTTGGTGACTGATATAGAAGCAGCCACGGAGCAACATGGCGCACCTCGTGACTTTACGGCTGAAAGCCTCGCGCTACATACTCAGTCCGTCATTCAAGGGGCTTTTATTCTCGCCAAAGCGAGCGGCGACCCACAGCGCGCCGTCGAAAGCATCGACCATCTCTATCGATATGTGGAATTACTTTTCAACCGAAAGACGGTCATCCAGACCAACCAAGCAAGGCTATAG
- the guaA gene encoding glutamine-hydrolyzing GMP synthase: MSTTAHPDTILIIDFGSQVTQLIARRVREAGVYSEIVPFQLAEDAYKRINPRAVILSGSPHSTTDIGSPRAPQAIFEAGIPVLGICYGEQTMCAQLGGKVESGHDREFGRAFLEVQEDSALFAGIWAKGTRHQVWMSHGDRVTALPEGFKVIGTSPNAPFAAISDEKRKYFAVQFHPEVVHTPDGAKLIQNFVHNIVGIKPDWTMSAYREQAVDAIRKQVGKGKVICALSGGVDSSVAALLIHEAVGDQLTCILVDHGLMRKNEAADVVAMFKEHYNLPLILVNAQDRFIGALEGESDPEKKRKTIGRLFIEVFEEEANKLGGADFLAQGTLYPDVIESVSFTGGPSVTIKSHHNVGGLPERMNMQLVEPLRELFKDEVRVLGKELGLPDSFIGRHPFPGPGLAIRCPGGITREKLEILREADAIYLDEIRKAGLYDAIWQAFAVLLPVQTVGVMGDGRTYEFVCALRAVTSVDGMTADFYHYDMNFLGNAATRIINEVRGINRVVYDVTSKPPGTIEWE, from the coding sequence ATGAGCACCACGGCACATCCTGACACTATCCTTATCATCGACTTTGGCAGCCAAGTCACGCAGCTGATTGCACGCCGCGTACGCGAAGCTGGAGTCTATTCCGAAATCGTTCCGTTCCAGTTGGCGGAAGATGCCTATAAGCGCATCAATCCGAGGGCTGTGATCCTGTCGGGTAGTCCACACTCGACAACGGACATCGGCAGCCCGCGCGCCCCGCAGGCAATTTTCGAGGCGGGCATCCCTGTTCTCGGCATTTGCTATGGCGAGCAGACCATGTGCGCCCAGCTGGGTGGCAAGGTTGAAAGCGGCCATGACCGCGAGTTCGGTCGCGCCTTCCTCGAAGTTCAGGAAGACAGCGCGCTGTTTGCTGGCATATGGGCCAAGGGCACACGTCATCAGGTCTGGATGAGCCATGGCGACCGCGTCACAGCGCTCCCTGAAGGCTTCAAGGTCATCGGCACATCGCCAAATGCACCTTTTGCAGCTATTTCGGATGAGAAACGCAAGTATTTCGCGGTTCAATTCCACCCGGAAGTGGTGCATACGCCAGATGGCGCAAAGCTCATTCAGAATTTCGTTCACAACATCGTCGGTATAAAGCCTGACTGGACCATGTCTGCCTATCGCGAACAGGCTGTTGACGCCATCCGCAAACAGGTCGGCAAGGGCAAGGTCATCTGCGCGCTCTCCGGTGGCGTTGACTCGTCAGTTGCCGCTCTCCTGATTCATGAAGCAGTTGGCGATCAGCTGACTTGTATTCTTGTTGACCACGGATTGATGCGCAAGAACGAGGCTGCCGATGTGGTGGCCATGTTCAAGGAGCATTATAATCTGCCGCTGATCCTCGTGAACGCGCAGGATCGTTTCATTGGCGCTCTCGAAGGCGAAAGCGATCCGGAAAAGAAGCGCAAGACCATTGGTCGTCTGTTCATCGAAGTTTTCGAAGAAGAAGCGAACAAGCTCGGCGGCGCGGACTTCCTTGCACAGGGTACGTTGTATCCAGACGTTATCGAAAGCGTCTCGTTTACCGGCGGTCCCTCGGTCACGATCAAATCGCACCACAATGTTGGTGGTTTGCCAGAGCGCATGAACATGCAGCTGGTCGAGCCTTTGCGCGAACTCTTCAAGGATGAAGTGCGCGTACTCGGTAAGGAACTTGGTCTTCCTGACAGCTTCATCGGACGTCATCCATTCCCCGGCCCGGGTCTTGCGATCCGTTGCCCGGGCGGCATTACGCGCGAAAAGCTTGAAATTCTGCGTGAAGCTGACGCGATTTATCTTGATGAAATCCGCAAGGCTGGTCTTTACGATGCCATCTGGCAGGCATTCGCAGTTCTGCTTCCGGTTCAGACCGTTGGCGTTATGGGCGATGGCCGTACCTACGAATTCGTCTGCGCACTGCGTGCAGTGACTTCAGTTGATGGCATGACTGCTGACTTCTATCACTATGACATGAACTTCCTTGGCAATGCGGCCACTCGCATTATCAATGAAGTGCGCGGTATCAACCGCGTCGTCTATGATGTCACGTCGAAGCCTCCGGGCACGATTGAGTGGGAATAA
- a CDS encoding chloride channel protein has protein sequence MRKSYQRVPLIRRSRAMWMSPRLWKPRLVFWCGAIAIGLISVAFAEAADIAQDWFKRLTDGSASPWRAWLPLIITPLGFMLCSWIAITCFPGSGGSGIPQAIAARHLNNHEDRTLLLSLKIAFGKIVLTIVGLFSGASIGREGPTVQIGASIMLLSARIGSMEQARGLILAGSAAGIAAAFNTPLAGIVFAIEEMGRAYAARTNGLVLSAVILAGLASLGLVGNYNYFGLTTVTVTTHTDWVLVIGCGVIGGAFGAAFSALALNLTNRVRRRVQKAPLRDTVLIAGACGLVIAIIGVASGGATFGTGYDQARSAVEGLPLSPFYFVEKFIAGLLSMVSGIPGGIFAPSLSVGAGLGSTIGLLLGTSISLAAVLGMAGYFAGVVQAPMTAFVIILEMTGNHNNVIPLMCASMLGYGTARLISHEPLYHALSRTFVADVLRQRRAREKNISSDQSISS, from the coding sequence ATGCGTAAATCATATCAACGCGTTCCACTCATTCGCCGTTCACGGGCTATGTGGATGTCTCCACGTTTGTGGAAGCCTCGGCTCGTTTTCTGGTGCGGCGCAATTGCAATAGGCCTTATCAGCGTCGCCTTTGCAGAAGCTGCAGATATTGCACAGGACTGGTTCAAGAGATTGACCGATGGCTCTGCCAGCCCATGGCGGGCCTGGTTGCCGCTCATCATCACACCGCTTGGCTTCATGCTGTGCTCCTGGATCGCAATTACCTGTTTCCCCGGCTCTGGCGGCAGCGGCATCCCGCAGGCAATTGCTGCCCGTCACCTGAACAATCATGAAGACAGGACGTTACTCCTCTCGCTGAAGATTGCTTTTGGTAAGATCGTCCTGACCATCGTTGGTCTTTTTTCTGGCGCGTCCATCGGCCGTGAAGGTCCCACCGTGCAGATCGGCGCATCGATCATGCTGTTATCGGCACGCATCGGCAGCATGGAACAAGCGCGCGGACTCATTCTGGCGGGCTCCGCAGCTGGCATCGCGGCAGCCTTCAATACGCCGCTCGCTGGCATTGTCTTCGCCATCGAAGAAATGGGGCGCGCCTATGCAGCCAGAACCAACGGGCTGGTCCTCTCCGCAGTCATCCTTGCAGGTCTCGCCTCGCTCGGCCTTGTCGGCAACTATAACTATTTCGGCCTGACGACTGTAACCGTTACAACCCATACGGATTGGGTTCTGGTGATTGGCTGCGGCGTGATTGGTGGTGCATTCGGCGCTGCATTCAGTGCGCTCGCACTTAATCTGACAAATCGTGTACGACGCCGCGTACAGAAGGCACCGCTTAGGGATACCGTACTTATAGCAGGTGCCTGTGGTCTGGTGATCGCCATCATCGGCGTTGCATCGGGTGGCGCGACTTTTGGCACCGGATATGATCAAGCGCGTAGCGCGGTGGAAGGTCTGCCGCTTTCTCCATTCTACTTCGTAGAGAAATTTATTGCTGGGCTTCTCTCTATGGTGTCCGGTATCCCCGGTGGCATATTCGCACCATCCTTGTCCGTTGGTGCGGGACTCGGCAGCACCATAGGGTTGCTTCTGGGGACCAGCATCAGTCTCGCAGCCGTTCTGGGTATGGCGGGCTACTTTGCCGGCGTAGTGCAAGCCCCCATGACTGCCTTTGTCATCATCCTGGAAATGACCGGCAACCACAACAACGTCATTCCGCTGATGTGTGCATCGATGCTGGGATATGGCACCGCCCGGCTTATTTCACATGAGCCGCTCTATCACGCCTTGTCACGAACATTCGTGGCGGATGTCTTGCGCCAGCGTCGTGCAAGGGAAAAGAATATATCATCTGATCAGAGCATCTCCAGTTGA
- a CDS encoding PaaI family thioesterase, whose translation MPAHRIAEPDFKERVEESFGRQAAMKLIGAELTRCEPGIVEVEMPFREELTQQHGILHAGIISAALDSACGYAALSLMPTDAAVLTIEFKVNLLAPGRGDRFLFRGEVTKPGRTIMVSDGQAFAVTDTEVRLIATMTGTMMVVQDRKGLQG comes from the coding sequence ATGCCAGCGCATAGAATAGCCGAGCCCGATTTTAAGGAGCGCGTTGAGGAGAGTTTTGGCCGTCAGGCTGCCATGAAGTTGATCGGAGCCGAACTCACGCGCTGTGAGCCAGGCATCGTCGAAGTCGAAATGCCGTTTCGCGAAGAGCTGACACAACAGCACGGTATTCTTCACGCAGGCATAATTTCCGCGGCATTGGACTCTGCCTGCGGTTATGCAGCCCTCAGTCTTATGCCGACTGACGCTGCAGTGCTTACAATAGAGTTCAAGGTCAATCTGCTAGCCCCCGGTAGAGGTGACCGTTTTCTGTTCCGTGGTGAGGTTACCAAGCCCGGACGGACGATTATGGTCAGTGATGGACAGGCTTTCGCTGTTACGGACACAGAAGTGCGTCTTATTGCGACCATGACAGGAACAATGATGGTTGTTCAGGATCGTAAGGGGCTACAGGGATGA